ttcagttattatgttagaattggattgtttttataaatttgtggaccagattcgtggtcagaccatataatggtcaagttaggccaatgtgtgccttggatccagtagttagagcaatgttgtgtgccttgctcggggttagtgcgtgactgatcagcagcctaaccttgattttttttaaattaaaagtataatatccaattctaaatcataatccattgttcacttgatatcataaccatattcacttgatgatcattattctcagttttgtcattatcactttctgagctagttagctcatttgtatgatgttgtttatattctttccagttaaaaagtaaccagttggtagcaaggatccccagtccagtgtgagagctagggattaaggctgttaaAGCTGaactagtaggcttcttttggaataatgtaaatttgtaaaaatttgtaatatgtttaatattcagtttgagtttggaatagttgggatttgatcggtttgtaatatattagtgtgtttggcttgtgtgcatactttaacctgttgccatccgtggtagttggtaagtagggtcactgtatatatattattattatctttattattgttataagcaggttgtaaacagtgcgtgtgtggaccccaaacttctgaacagggtttggagggcgccacacttaCCGTGCCCCTACTGACCAAAATCTATCATAACCCTGGCCGCGTATGGCAGATGTTACACCGTGACAGCGATCCGAGCCCATCAGCTCGCATTATTGTCCAATCAAGTAAAATCAATGATAATTTTTAAGTAAAATAAGCTCACATCATTGCTAACTCACAAGTGTTGCATGTGTACTTGCTTTAGCAAGCCGGGCCCAGGGGCTCGCATCTTGTTCCTGTATCCTCTCCTCGCATAATGCGACCCTGGCCATATTTGATAGAGGGTTGGGCTCCCCGGCCCGCACCCTCTAGCACATGTCACCTTGAGAGCCAGGGATTTAGGCTCGCATCGCGCCTCTTTCTACTTTTATAGTTTTATCTTCATCTTTAATCCATTTTATGCTTATTATTTTTCCAAGCGGGCCGAGGCCCAACTCGGTTCATAGACTTGCTGTAAAGCAGGTCGGGGCCCGGCTTGACTAATGATTTTAACACGTTAATGAACCAACTGTTTTATCCTCGCATGGGCTCCCAAGGATGGGCTCCCCTGCAGGGTATTTTAATCTATTAACATGAGTTAAAATATCAAGGCACGAATAAATATCAATCATTCATTCATAGATAATGGAAAGTGAAAGGATTACATGCTTCTCAGGGAGGcacctatatggcactacccccgagacttaggaatatttTACGATAATACTAAGTCTGAGAAGAATAATATTGCTGACAATACTTGCGGAGGTGTTCCGCGTTCCAGACTCTCAGGATCAACTTGTcttgcatatcattgaggtggtaggttccctcccaAAGAACTGATTTTATCTTGTAGGGGCCTTCCCAATTTTCCCCAAAGACTCTGTGGCTCACCACCTTGGTGTTGGGCATGACCGGGTGCAgaaccaaatctcccaccttAAAATTCCGGGCTCGAACCTTACTGCTGTAGTGTGTTGCTGTCCTCTGTTGATATGCTGCTATCCTGATTTAAGCATCTTCCCGAGTTTCTTCGATCATGTCTAAATAGAGCCGATGGTTGACCTCATTTGCCTCTGAGTCATAGTTGTCCCTCTGAAAAGATTCTACCCCTACTTCAACGGGAACCATATCTTCACACCCATACACCAAGAAAAAGGGGTCTCTTCAATTGTAGTTCGGGGGGTCATGTTGTAAGACCACAGGACATGTGCGAGCTCCTCTGGCCATGTCcctttcttctcttcaagctttgccttcaaggtgtgcttaatgattttattaacagtCTCCGTCTGCCCATTGCTTTGGGGTGGTAAATTGCACTAAAATCTTTTGAATTCCCAGCTGCTCACAAAATTCCCGCATTTCCTTGCCATCAAACTATTTCCCGTTATCAGATATTAACTTGTAAAGGATGCCATAGTGGCACATAATGGTCCTGTGCACAAATTCCTTGAGCTTTTTTGCAGTGATAATGGCTAGAGGCTTGgcctctgcccacttagtgaAGTAATCTACCGCAATAACCGCATATTGACACCTTCCTTGGCCTTCGGGAGTTCTCCaatcagatcaattccccacatagcGAAGGGCCAAGGGATCATTAGGGATGTGAGAGGAGCCACGGGGTTGTTATAATAATTGGCATATCGCTCGCACTTATCACAGGCTCGGGAGAATTCAAAGGCATCTTTTTTTAGCGTTGGCTATTAGTAACCTTGACGGAGGATTTTCTGAGCTAGAGAGATACCCCCCGAGTGATTTCCACAAATGTCTTCGTGTACTTCCCTTAGGATATAATTGCATTCATCCCCAtcgggttaaatatcaaagtggtcattcaactgaaggtcatatatcagtttaatcattaAACTTAATGGGGTATCATTTGGATcactaaaataataataaatatcaaacataTAACTCAAAATATGcgctcgagaattaaaatttattttatggagttttaaatatttttttaaaatcttattacaaccaaatgaaaagttatgaattcatagtattttaaattattttttgagatttttaaaaatttatctactaattatttttatttaaataaagataatgactacaaaattaaaaataaatagtagataatttttaaaaaatcttattatattatagaaaatactagaattcatatattttcatttggttgtaatatcattcaagaaaaatatatagaactcagtaaaataaattttaattttcgagcacatattttgaggtatatgtatgatatttattatgactATAATGATTCAAGTGATACCCGGTTAactttgatgattaaactgatatatggtGTTCAGTtaagtgaccactttgatattttaCCCCATCCCCATCTATGCACTTGAGGAGGGGCACACTGAACCCTCTTCTGTATAGGACCCCATCATATATCACGTAGCGGGCTGCCTTGTATTTTATTCTTCTCACCTCATTCTTTTCATCCGGGAGTGACCCTTCTTTTATGTAAGCTAAGATATTTTTCATCCACATGGGGACGAGGCCATCACTGAGGCTGCCCACCTCGTGCTCGGGCACACTAGGCTGCCTCTGTATATCAAGGGGCACGACCCCTAACAGAGTGGCCTCACAACGTGAGCCAAGTTTAGCTAGCTCGTTCGCGCCTTCATTCTGCCTGTGCGGGTCAGTTCCAACCTCACCTCGCTCAACTTCGCGATTATCCTCTGTGCACACTTCAGGTAAAGCTCTGTTCTCGGTCCCTTAGCTTGATACCCCCCGTTTATCTGATAGACCACAATCAGGGAGTCACTAAACATATTCAAATTCTCCACCTTCATTTCCAAAGCCAGTTTGAGACCGTTGATCAAGGCTTCATATACAGCATCATTATTGGTTGCATGGAAGGCTAGATGGGTTGCGCGTCTGATCTTGTGAGCTTCTGGGCTGATTAGCTGAATTTCAGTTTCCGCCCCCTCTCCATTGGAGGCCCCATCCACATATAGGCTCCACCATGGGGCACTATTTTGGCTTTCTACCTCGACCTCCTCTGGACCAGGTATGATCACAAAGGCTCCCTGCTCCGATTCCTGATATGGAGGAAATTCGAGGACAAAATCGGCTAGGGCTTGGCCTTTGATCGCAGTCTGtggcttataatccacctcgaATTGACTGAGCTCAACTTCCCACTTCAACAATTGACCAGAGGTATCCGGCTTGTGCATTACCTGTTTGAGGGGATATGAGGTTTGTACTTCTATCTTGTGCCCCTGAAAGTAGGGCCTGAGCTTCCGGGAGGCCAATATCAAAGCATATGCTAATTTCTCGAGATTTGTATACCGAGTCTCTGCGTCGGCTAGCCTCTTACTTACATAATACACAGGGAGCTGGATACTATCTTTCTCTCGGACCAACACAACACTTATTGTAAAACTAGAGACGGCCAAGTATAGGACTAGGGTCTCTCCTACCTTTGGGTTAGACAATATCGGAGGCTTGCTGAGATGCTCCTTTATGCTCTGAAAGGCTTCCTCACACTTTTTTGTCCACTTGAAATTTCTCTGCACTCCTTTAATTGCTTTGAAGAACTCTTAGCATTTATCGGAAGACTTTGAGACGAATCGGTTTAGGGCAGCCACTCGCCTGGTTAAGCTTTGGACATCCTTTACCCGTCGTGGGGATCTCATCTCGAGTAAAGCTCGTATCTtggcggggttggcctcaatACCCCTATAGTTGATAATGAACCCCAAAAATTTCCCCGATTCAACCCCGAATACACATTTCTAGGCGTCGAGCTTCATCATGCACTCCCTTAGGATTTGGAACACATCCGATAGGTGAAGGACATGATCCTTTGCTTCTTTTGACTTCACAAGCATGTCATCTGCATAGGCCTCCATGGTCTTCCCCAACTGATGTTTAAACATCTTATTCCACAACCTTTGATAGGTTCCTCAGCATTAAGGAGCCCGAAGGGCATACCGATATAACAATAGAGGCCCCAATCAGTAATaaaggaggtgtgctcctgatctggcccatacattaggatttggttatatcccgaataagcatccataaaGCTAAGTAGTGCGTGTCCAGTTGTAGAATAAACCAGTTGGTCGATTCGGGGTAGAGGAAAACTATCATTCGGGAAAGCTTTGTTTAGGTCGGTGAAGTCCACACATGTCCTACATTTGCTATTTGGCTTCTTGACAAGCACTGGGTTGGCCAGCCACATGGGGTAGAAGGCTTCCCTTACAAGCCCTGCCTCCATTAGTCTATCCACTTCTTCTTTGAGGGCTTCTGCCCTCTCTCCAATAATCGGCCGCCTCTTCTATCTGACCCCCTTCTTTTTGGGTCCAAGTTGAGCCGGTGGCACATGACATTTGGGTCAATCCCTATCATATCAgagtgtgaccatgcaaagacatccaaattTCTCTTCAATAATTGGGCCAGATCCTCCCTCAAGTCAGGGCTTAAATTAGAGCCTATTATGAGTACCTTGGAAGGATCATTCGGGTCTACCAAGATTGGAATTGTATACTTGGAAGCCCCATCCAACTCAACTATTGGGGGCATTCTTGGGTCTAAGTCTGCTCGAGCCTCACTGGATTCTCCCACTTCCGTGATTGCCAAACCTTCTGTGTCCTCGAGCTCGGGCTGATGAGCTCGGGCCGGATTTATCAAGTGTTCAGAGGTCGTGGTAACTGTGTGGGTGATTCTGTTAGGCAGActcatggttgttgttgtttctTAACGTTCCcactttccttttctaagtctTGCAATGATTTATTCTgggctctcttcttcatcacttgcCTCTTCCACAATCCCCTCTTGTACCTACATGATGGGCTGAGAGGCCTCCATCAGCAAAGCCCCTAGGCGTGGTTCCACTTGAATCCCCATGTATTCAAAATAGTCCTCGGGCAATTCTTCGATTGAAATCATTTTACAAGTCTCATGTCCCTCAAGGCGTACTCTCTTCCTACCCTCTGCCTCTTCCATGAGGACATCTCCTTCACCCGGTTTGAACGTCTCCTTCTATGCATTTCCTAACTCGGCTGCCCTGAGTGCCTAGTTGTAGCAGACCCTCGATTCGTATTGACAGCTCTTCAAGAAGCTTACCCCCATGGGGTTGGAAATTTTATTGTCATGTGATGgatcgaggtcaccatcctcattgccctcataAGGGGCCTGCCCACTATAACATTGTAGGCACAAGGCTGATCTATAACTGTAAACATAGCGATGTGGGTGGCCACATAAGGCTCTTCTCCTAAGGTTACCGGGAGCCGAATTGTCCCTTTTACTCCGATTGAGTTTCCCGTGAATCCATACAAGTGCCCACATGTCGAGGTCAGTTCTCTATCTAGCAGTCCTAGTTTCTTGTAGGCATCATAAGTTAGAACGTTTGCCGAGCTCCCTGTATCCACCAATGCTCGATGGACATTCACTGtcccaatcttcatttttatgacCAGGGCATCATTATGGGGGTAGTGCACCCATTTTGCATCGTTCTCACTAAACACAATATCATCAGCCTCATTTTCAAAGAACTCTGGGGCCTTTGGCTCAGATGGTTGATGTTGGTGAGGGGCTTATCCTTTGCTTCCCGGGCATATCTGTCAATCGCCTTCCGACTGTCTCCATCAATgtgagacccgcctagaataatatgaatgTTGCCGACCCAGGGAACCCTCTTTTTGTCTTCTGGGGTTGGAGGAGGGACGGTATGATAATCAGTCCAGTATTTTCGAACCTCTTTAACAACCCACTTTATAAGCTTCCCTTGTCTTATCAGCGTCTTgatttcatccttcaattgtcTACAATCAGCTGTATCATGCCCCGTGGCCTCATGGTATGCACAATACTTCAAAATATCCCTCTTGCTGTAGTCTGTGAGAGGGGCTGCTTTCCTGAACACCCTTTTCCCAGCATAGATAGCATATAGGTGGTCGATGGAGGCTACCAGAGAGGTGTGTGTCTGTCATTTGCTTGTATAAGGCCTCCCCAAATCTTTGTTTGTCTCTTTGCCCCGGGTAGACTTCTTGGGGCTTGAACTATGCTGATATGTCTTTCTCCTCTCATGAGGGCTCGAGGACCGGTCTCTCTTGTTTCGATAGTTCTCGCTGATTTTCAGCTCCCTCATCAACTTCTCTACCCTCTTAAAGGGTTCAGCCGGCTCATAGAATTCTACCAAGGTCCTTGGCTCACTAGCTTGGAGGCTTTTCCAAAATTTCAACCCTTCTTCCAACCCCGCTATTAGAAAGTTCTTGATGGTCTCTTCACTAGCACCTCTCACCTTAGGAACTTCATTATTGAACCGGCGAAAGTATTCCGCCAGAGGCTCCCCCTCCCTCTGTTTGATGTTGGCTAGCGTGGCCACAGGAGGTGAGTAGTGGAGGGTGGATTGTAATTGTTTGATGAACAGGTCCTCTAACTGCCACCATGTCCTTATGCTAGTCGGTCCTAACTTGGAGAACTATTGTTGGACACTCCCTCGGAGTGATGCTGCAAAAAGTATGCAGCAGGTTAGCTCTGGAAGCTGATAGACCTCCATCTCTGTGTTAAATTGTATAAAATATTCTGTTGGGTTAGCTTCTCCGTTGAACAGAAGATCGGGGTTGTGCCTGAATACTCGAGGTAAGGGAGATGATCGAATGGCAGCCGTGAATAGAGAAGAGGTCGTTGAGGGCAGGGGTCCCCTCTTCTCCTGTTCCATCTGATCTAGGATCCTCCTTAGGTTACCCACTCTAACGACTTCTCTTTCTCTGTTACCATTTGCATTACTAGAATGGTGAGAGCCCTGAGTTCGCTCGTGGAGTCCCCTTCCTCCATCTTGCACATGCAACTCCTCCTCATGATTGTCTCTGCGCCTACGCATCCCTCCCTCCTGGGCGGGTTGCATTGTCGTCTTTCTGTAGGAGTCACTACACGCCCTCTTTTTAGGGTTTTCTGATCTTTGGGCTCcttctcttctctctctttctTGCTATTCTCCAATTTGAGCCTGAGGTCATGCTCACTTAGCTTCTTGCCCACGTGGTCTAGCACACTAGTCGACCTTGCCTCAGATGAAGCTGGCTTCTGCCCCGATCTCTTAGAGATCTGGCTGCCACGCTCAACCCGATCCTGAAGTATCTCTTCCTCTTCTAGTGATGCCTCTTTCTTCTGCTTGGCCTCGGTTGGCGCGTCATCAAACTCATGAATCAGTCTTTTTTGGGGACCCTTTCCCTTCCAGCTATGTTCTGAGACCTTGAAGCGGCGAGCCTTGCGCTTGGCATTCCGGACCGAGCTTTTCTCTACCCTTGACATCCGGATGTTGATCTCGTTCATCTGATCGTCCTGCCCTTCAAGATATGTCATGACCGCCTGCCCGTCCACGGTTACGATTGGTGGAGGTGGCACCTGACTCTCTGAGGGCGTGTGCTCGACCTCGTTCTAGTCCTTCTCCTTGCCCCCGCTTCCTGGTGTAACCTCTTATTTGACTTCTTTGGTCATCTCTTCTCCCTAGGATGAAAAAccacccctccttctagcgccaaatgttatagggagaattttgTATAACAGTGTTATGGAGGTTGATGGTTAGAACAAGGATCAAGGACGGTatttgagggcggaggaaggttatgtatggtggtggctgagcttgtatgttgactccttaagaaagaatagggtttgtgttattctctatcaaatttcgactcatgtctcatacaagtgcctacgtaccctatttctagggatcaagcctcacgtagttcttggggaacaagtcacataggctagggttagggttctTCAACCCATGCAGCCCAAGCCCatgataaagtcaggccttcagccaattagtcacggaaatctcgatcggctccacacgcttcctacaattTTGCGGCCTCTCCGCATTTCTTCCCGTAGTTATAGGAATAACCCGTGTCGACCCCCAAAATTTATGAGCAACTCAGTCATcaatgagtcactttccatattACGCAGAAAGTCCTTTAATGCGGgccggcctggtcacctcggcccgcaccgccttccttTTCAAATTAATAAATACAATGTTACCTTCATTTTCATAAGATATGGGCTCATGGgcccagcccgcgtgtgggcacttaatgtaacacccccagatccggggtcggggatccgggttgtcacgagatccatttcccttaataacacccaatcttaatacacaatcaactactctgtactgtgaccccacaataaacacacaccacacgttatagtctcagagatgaacatccacaaataatcacaagtcgttttattccacaattataagtcaatacaccttaaaagggttctgaataaatttacatttctttgccattattacaattcataagtatacataaatctggtacatcaaaagttgaagcctagtctattggtagttccctacctcagctacagtgacttcaatgcctataggaagctgcggaacgcttcctatccgctcgcgaattgggagcttggtcctgttcatcttatctatctgatgttgtgtgatgaaagaagaaagcaagggtgagcagcaagcccaccaaaataatatgtataatgattacaatatatgagtctactcataatactcatgaaagtcttggtcaaaagaagtgaaccaagttgataacttaatgcgatgaagtcgcaaaatattcagtatatatatatacatatatactttacaaaatattggaagtcctcttccatgcataatatacacaaaatcccagtgtataactgtatataaaaaaaatatcgttgcaaggtgatctcatatatctaaccttgtctcaacgtttttctgaaaatctttgtcatacataagacaattattaattagatataagtttaaaagatgaggttaccaaataccccaatatacttatatctttcccaatactacttgaactaccaccattcaagttataatcagtttcaaaagttcatcccactgatgagaccacaagataagacttgaatagatttaatctttgaaatattattgaatgaaaaagttatgagatactttatgTAGTCCCGATATAtgtatatccacatatatatatccctttaaacatttcctggaatctctgttatgcaagtatgaacagagtttgaaacatccaatgaattttggaaaggaaaagaattttggcataaacccgatatctcgctgatcaggcaaagataccaataagtaaccttttctactgtagatggatgaattcctcaccggtcatcaccctggccgcattaaggacctcgcgctagaccgtacccccGGCCCTCACAGGCGTTGATGGACatgccacccagccacttacacaataatagaccgtacccggcctgtcgcttatgccgactcaatgagatgggcttacttcccgaatgttgggcaagtaatcaattcatttaccaaatctgcaaccctcgttgcgaatataaaatacaccacagagccggattcccaggttttgagcgagtatttaaatctcctttaaaaaggaagatcttaaatataaaaatgagttttgggatccgctctgacttttaaaaatcattttgaagactcgaaaacactttaaagagtgtttggagtaaggctgatttaatgaagtaaatcagtccccagaatatttagaaaatgactgaatattattatttaatataatattcc
The sequence above is drawn from the Apium graveolens cultivar Ventura chromosome 2, ASM990537v1, whole genome shotgun sequence genome and encodes:
- the LOC141697097 gene encoding uncharacterized protein LOC141697097, which codes for MSLPNRITHTVTTTSEHLINPARAHQPELEDTEGLAITEVGESSEARADLDPRMPPIVELDGASKYTIPILVDPNDPSKRNFKWTKKCEEAFQSIKEHLSKPPILSNPKVGETLVLYLAVSSFTISVVLVREKDSIQLPVYYVSKRLADAETRYTNLEKLAYALILASRKLRPYFQGHKIEVQTSYPLKQVMHKPDTSGQLLKWEVELSQFEVDYKPQTAIKGQALADFVLEFPPYQESEQGAFVIIPGPEEVEVESQNSAPWWSLYVDGASNGEGAETEIQLISPEAHKIRRATHLAFHATNNDAVYEALINGLKLALEMKVENLNMFSDSLIVVYQINGGYQAKGPRTELYLKCAQRIIAKLSERQPSVPEHEVGSLSDGLVPMWMKNILAYIKEGSLPDEKNEVRRIKYKAARYVIYDGVLYRRGFSVPLLKCIDGDGVKYQSGHLTEHHISV